A part of Gambusia affinis linkage group LG19, SWU_Gaff_1.0, whole genome shotgun sequence genomic DNA contains:
- the LOC122821699 gene encoding BAH and coiled-coil domain-containing protein 1 isoform X1 → MEGRDFAAPAHLLSERGALVHRAASRIAPSGHSSVQHAGHFPPGKYYPSHIPMAPHSGSGLMGNSSASFMGTFLASSLGSPPSHPPHPSRAPSSPSSPSFRGGPHSSTSQIWFPHSHEGPGYPRFSGSLAHTFLPMSHLDHHANSGVLYGQHRFYDTQKENFYLRGLPSQPSLISANHSLPSMSRTGSGHSQGSCSRDRDPGLGTGIHKGLKEGSLERGVVPIKDKERSSGKQDAKERQQQQQQHQNHQTPQTTHHHHSHTHQQQSIYPQHPLPLEEVNSRALERHKASLTMEYTKDHHQTMSKPLSACLHNGKMPNGDPGTTTGSKVSLPSCGGEGTGLRSMVDGGSSQGRLIGSNVNGRCTKEGVSGEMRISEQPSDCLERGQAPLHHSLPYSVPTPLHMGSAAGGAHSHPHPHAHPHSHPHPGGFHCLQLHPSHPHHPHHSHHTHHHPDFFCPPPPAPLANPASQDRGTINVGREPKVTGPTFVPSVADLGDKSNGPFQLGNPDCQGVVNGGGSTSKDKAIEKGGTGHHSNWQRKQQQQHPYRKTEKSLDWMQSHHQHVQPSQLPPQPQQQQQKTPHSQQQHQVVRSRSAECINSSVDMDVFRPSLSQGPKAGHSVPHSVNSSPYRDCSHQGPPPNSSPLGNKNMGQHAGAGASHASGGSCSLQREGQKVARIRHQQHGRPGPDAPSPSELNQSNNQELKRKMDMSPYGYNNNSGQHHHQQPPVPPWGMRPPHHMSQPEEEQRRSYMELGGSGAQHSQRQQQQQQQGLVLPPQQPPPAPTLSQQQPQQQPDAQGPTQGESSAMKSLLKYSNQHQPLLLSQKSPFGGLGSLKSGPSGGSCALQGNKQTLPSRKGPADGERPDYSVRSRETGEAGHVENEVRQPPVGIAVAVARQREPPCRSGDSHPNSRQGRVHNSVKGLPRSMYPVDPNEEERKRINEEQMGLNCLDRDRDPYIRDNKDRVEFARIHPSTSCHGDLTSHLMVPGGTSLQSGQLGDPAAHSAHHHWMPRTGSPSLWMTGHSYAGIGHTPLHQNLPPGFSSAMPGPLQPVLPLPQDPSAQLVVLPSEPTPHPAPHHLDVIEQQGLWPPVYSARGPPSHMQHPAVYSRSQFLRQQELYAFQQHQQLQHQHQNHQSQQLQLPPQPQQQHRAAHTMQHQPTHNEQIHKRPDEPSDELEELITEPRPSKPAKNYSYNPPQRSNSPPGACATHLSPCYQSPSLRQHPRSTPSTPCPAPSPMAATPHSPAISPAPPQMLKGPESQDKRGEGQAPQDYPESLEPDLPPGYTYPAIALGYRNGPSPQDVRLAQPADLEAVQAEPSEHAPQSLAGLGEELDCQVPVIPLTEPLPLKEVEPGEEESMNERALQLREEVEVTAVTAANYVPEEEGADEQCSAEADVLSCPPVVNSVCEMASCPVPLVTEQPSGPLAVITLEEEDDEEAVGEESQVLHDQKVNLHAEQESELPAIIELDPVSPAVYESPCSQPEAAKKSEHENKMTPEDAAVEFLCPSPASTSVCSNGEEAVAVPCKPYVPCYWSLELLIAAAFCTDVPPFPLFSSSTPSTVLSQCAPNKGMELLSELADLELQQMKHICGKTPEEDLLMFDLHSLATLATARALEAGSQESSKTGPQQSFSARRIFNLRRKFSWAPRNEPVCPAKVSMETMDGPELEMRVKLADIQRRYKEKQKELAKLQRKHDHQKEETPRSPARRGPGRPRKRKPTLTTGLVSSNEGQRKVKSAGVGLSSSPEDLGGGRETQRRKKRLSSQGFERISTVQQIKSQGCRKSSVHSVLSSKLAGDVAQLKQKAPVKRNLSGTGSRDKEGSPCSLNLKHAQRNQGGIKGESRRESGGQSDTGASVDSTTQESWSGQAQHGNKKGSTQGKGSSYFHQARSKVLRGQRQEAAKEEESSSAESDSSDQEDEEEEGSYETDEGQDFRSQPTRDITSGSFMMGPSPSSIVKLEANQKARNKKQRQELYGSQILSVAESEVKVKKKPNNRLGIGPAVKNLQHQRPEGGRRTCGPRSKESRWGSLGTRGNRYRKTFGMATFPTTSERLKRATRKSTMLRGAISKRRSCWSVGASSMQNDDGSRGQKSMDQQSKGRAVSRLLESFVADEGFQIDGSSFSEEEEDRGLSNKRNPKIPNCNLTKEHLCDGLKVLISKEDELLYAARVHTLEIPDIFSIVIDGERGNRPRIYSLEQLLKEAVLDIRPESEAVLSDGTRVCAYWSERSRCLYPGYVRRGGSVDEGKPGVMVEFDDGDRGKISLPNIRLLPPGYQIQCGESSPALLAPSGTAAKKSSSLEQAPISDRPSDRLSSTNSLSNTQDLTVIKRRPGRPKGSGKKQKQQQAENANKNPPAFLGWSSLGNTRKRPADSLFQFNGAPRKALRGKEDALFSSPQTQSLTSQPTKGLFSSSSFEVDSFRSIANGYSSFCSQSAGAGPGLSMVPRTGMYNEKRRQDDIVAPRSRKSGQEFLVKLDHEGVTSPKTKNSKALLLQNEYSSVSNMPKTEAYSHPVLLVKDNKKGGASRVELLLKGTTPQRKPPPSLRQEKYGDLGFSSHRECHPSYSDLDDEEEEEEEERRQAALAAATGGLRMPGRFLSRLSVSSSSSASSSSSSSGSLSSSSLCSSDNDSSYSSDDEDSSALMLQSCLSSHQGLLPSAEPSTSSRPRQHSFVAKAVAVSSAKGGPSEQLSNSKPVKRKECMAAVSKPAKECMKKPRMLPDDTSFIPRPKVSAFLAGRQMWRWAGNPTQRRGLKGKARKLFYKAIVRGRDTVRVGDCAVFLSAGRPNLPYVGQIENFWESWTSRMVVKVKWFYHPEETKLGKRHRDGKYALYQSCHEDENDVQTISHKCRVVSREEYECLTRNQKPNSSYPDLYYLAGTYDPTTGQLVTVEGVSIMC, encoded by the exons GTCCAGGATACCCTCGATTTTCAGGGAGTCTGGCCCACACTTTCCTTCCAATGAGCCACTTAGATCACCATGCCAACAGTGGTGTTTTGTATGGGCAGCACCGTTTCTATGACACACAAAAAG AAAACTTTTACCTGCGGGGTCTCCCATCCCAGCCATCACTCatttcagccaatcacagcctgCCATCAATGTCTAGGACAGGTTCAGGACACTCTCAGGGGTCCTGCAGCAGGGACAGAGATCCAGGCTTGGGGACTGGTATACATAAGGGTCTTAAAGAGGGATCACTAGAGAGAGGGGTAGTACCTATCAAGGACAAGGAAAGATCCAGTGGAAAACAAGATGCTAAAGAgcgacagcagcagcaacaacaacaccaGAATCACCAGACGCCTCAGACCACACACCACCACCATTCCCACACCCATCAGCAGCAGTCTATCTATCCACAGCACCCACTGCCATTAGAGGAGGTCAATAGTCGAGCACTGGAGAGACATAAAGCATCACTCACTATGGAGTACACTAAAGATCACCATCAGACTATGAGCAAGCCCCTTAGTGCTTGTTTACATAATGGCAAGATGCCAAATGGAGATCCAGGAACGACAACAGGGTCGAAAGTCTCCTTGCCAAGCTGTGGTGGAGAGGGCACAGGCCTTCGATCTATGGTAGACGGGGGGAGCAGCCAGGGCAGGCTTATAGGGTCCAATGTCAATGGTCGCTGCACCAAAGAAGGGGTAAGTGGTGAGATGAGGATTAGTGAACAGCCTTCTGATTGTCTGGAAAGGGGTCAGGCACCACTTCATCACTCTCTGCCCTACTCAGTACCAACACCCTTACACATGGGCTCTGCTGCTGGAGGGGCACATAGTCATCCCCATCCTCATGCTCACCCCCATTCACATCCTCATCCAGGGGGATTCCATTGCCTTCAGCTCCACCCCAGCCATCCACACCACCCACATCATTCCCACCATACCCACCACcatccagattttttttgtcccccCCCACCTGCTCCTTTGGCCAACCCTGCCTCACAAGACAGAGGGACAATCAATGTAGGACGGGAGCCTAAAGTCACAGGGCCAACATTTGTACCGTCTGTGGCAGATCTAGGGGACAAATCAAATGGACCATTCCAGCTTGGTAACCCTGATTGCCAGGGTGTGGTAAACGGAGGAGGCAGCACCTCCAAGGACAAAGCAATTGAAAAAGGTGGCACTGGGCACCACAGTAACTGGcagagaaaacagcaacagcagcatccATACAGAAAGACAGAGAAGTCTCTAGACTGGATGCAATCTCACCACCAACATGTTCAGCCCTCACAGCTTCCTCCGCAACcccaacagcaacaacaaaaaactcccCATTCTCAACAACAGCACCAAGTTGTACGATCACGTAGCGCAGAGTGTATTAATAGTTCGGTGGACATGGATGTGTTCAGACCTTCGCTTTCCCAGGGACCAAAGGCGGGGCATTCTGTCCCTCATTCTGTCAATTCCTCTCCTTACAGAGACTGTTCCCATCAGGGACCTCCACCTAATTCTTCCCCacttggaaacaaaaacatgggaCAACATGCAGGGGCTGGAGCATCCCATGCTTCCGGAGGCAGCTGCTCATTACAGAGGGAAGGCCAAAAGGTAGCTAGGATTCGTCATCAGCAGCATGGGAGACCTGGCCCTGATGCTCCTTCTCCATCTGAGCTGAACCAGAGTAACAATCAGGAGCTTAAGAGAAAGATGGACATGTCTCCTTATGGGTATAACAACAACAGTGGGCAACATCATCATCAGCAACCTCCTGTACCTCCATGGGGAATGAGGCCTCCACATCACATGTCACAACctgaggaggagcagaggaggtCATACATGGAGTTAGGAGGCTCTGGTGCACAACACTCACAAcggcaacagcagcaacaacagcaaggATTAGTGCTCCCTCCTCAACAGCCCCCACCTGCACCCACTCTCAGTCAGCAACAGCCACAGCAGCAACCGGACGCCCAAGGTCCAACTCAGGGCGAGAGCAGTGCCATGAAGAGCCTGCTGAAGTACAGCAACCAGCATCAACCATTGCTTCTTTCTCAGAAGAGCCCATTTGGGGGGCTGGGAAGTCTCAAATCGGGTCCATCAGGGGGTAGCTGTGCTCTTCAGGGCAACAAGCAGACTCTCCCTTCCAGGAAGGGGCCTGCTGATGGTGAGCGCCCTGATTACAGTGTAAGGAGCAGAGAAACGGGGGAGGCGGGTCATGTGGAAAACGAGGTGCGGCAGCCACCAGTGGGAATTGCAGTAGCAGTCGCCAGACAAAGGGAGCCGCCATGTCGTTCAGGAGACAGTCACCCCAACAGCCGGCAGGGACGAGTACATAACTCTGTGAAAG GATTGCCTCGCTCCATGTATCCTGTGGATCCCaatgaggaggaaaggaaaaggATAAATGAAGAACAAATGGGTCTCAATTGTCTGGATAGAGATAGAGATCCATACATCAG GGATAATAAGGACCGTGTGGAGTTTGCAAGGATCCACCCTTCCACCAGCTGCCATGGAGACCTCACTTCTCATCTGATGGTCCCTGGTGGGACATCCCTCCAGTCTGGTCAGTTAGGAGACCCTGCTGCACATTCTGCTCACCATCATTGGATGCCAAGAACTGGAAGTCCGTCCCTTTGGATGACAGGACATtcttatg CAGGTATAGGTCATACACCCTTGCATCAGAACCTGCCTCCAGGTTTTTCTTCAGCCATGCCAGGCCCTCTGCAGCCAGTCCTTCCTCTACCACAGGACCCCTCAGCCCAGTTAGTGGTCCTCCCCTCTGAGCCTACACCCCATCCAGCGCCACATCACTTGG ATGTGATCGAGCAGCAAGGGCTGTGGCCCCCTGTGTATAGCGCGCGGGGTCCACCCTCCCACATGCAACATCCTGCTGTGTACTCCCGATCTCAGTTTCTACGGCAACAGGAGCTGTACGCGTTCCAGCAGCACCAACAGCTCCAACATCAGCACCAGAATCACCAGtcgcagcagctgcagctacCTCCTCAGCCTCAACAGCAACACAGGGCTGCACATACCATGCAGCATCAACCCACGCATAACGAACAG ATACACAAGAGACCAGACGAGCCGTCAGATGAACTAGAAGAACTGATTACAGAGCCAAGACCATCCAAACCTGCTAAGAACTACTCATATAACCCCCCACAAAGAAGCAACTCACCCCCTGGAGCCTGTGCCACTCACTTGTCCCCTTGTTACCAATCCCCCTCACTGCGCCAACATCCCAGAAGCACTCCTTCTACACCCTGCCCAGCACCCAGCCCCATGGCGGCAACCCCTCACTCTCCTGCAATCAGTCCTGCACCACCTCAGATGCTCAAGGGTCCTGAATCCCAGGATAAGAGGGGCGAAGGACAAGCCCCTCAAGATTACCCAGAATCTCTGGAGCCTG ATTTGCCTCCAGGATATACATACCCAGCCATCGCCCTGGGATACAGAAATGGACCATCCCCTCAGGATGTTCGCCTGGCTCAACCGGCCGACCTGGAAGCGGTCCAAGCAGAACCTTCAGAGCACGCTCCCCAGTCTCTTGCTGGTCTAGGGGAGGAGTTAGACTGCCAGGTCCCAGTCATACCCCTGACAGAGCCGCTCCCACTCAAGGAAGTGGAGCCAGGAGAGGAGGAAAGCATGAATGAGAGAGCCCTACAACtgagggaggaggtggaggtcaCCGCGGTGACGGCAGCCAACTATGTGCCTGAAGAGGAGGGGGCCGACGAACAGTGTTCAGCTGAGGCAGATGTGCTTTCTTGCCCCCCAGTTGTGAACTCAGTCTGTGAGATGGCTTCCTGCCCAGTTCCCCTTGTGACAGAGCAGCCCAGTGGGCCACTTGCTGTCATTACTTTAGAGGAGGAAGACGATGAGGAGGCGGTAGGTGAGGAGAGTCAGGTGCTACATGATCAAAAGGTCAACCTACATGCAGAGCAGGAGTCAGAGCTGCCTGCCATCATAGAGCTTGACCCCGTTTCCCCTGCTGTCTATGAGTCACCATGCTCCCAGCCAGAGGCAGCAAAGAAGAGTGAGCATGAGAATAAGATGACCCCAGAAGACGCCGCAGTAGAATTTCTGTGTCCTTCGCCCGCCTCAACCTCTGTCTGCAGCAATGGCGAAGAAGCTGTTGCTGTGCCCTGCAAACCTTATGTGCCCTGCTACTGGAGTCTGGAGCTGCTgattgctgctgctttttgcaCAGATGTACCCCCATTTCCCTTGTTCTCCAGTAGCACACCATCAACTGTGCTATCACAATGCGCCCCCAACAAGGGCATGGAGCTTCTAAGTGAGCTGGCAgatctggagctgcagcagatgaaGCATATCTGTGGAAAAACCCCTG AGGAGGACCTGCTCATGTTTGATCTCCACAGTCTTGCCACCTTGGCGACAGCCCGTGCCTTGGAGGCGGGATCACAGGAGAGCAGTAAAACTGGCCCACAGCAAAGCTTTTCAGCTCGTCGGATCTTCAATTTACGAAGAAAGTTCAGCTGGGCTCCTCGTAATGAGCCG GTATGCCCAGCTAAAGTTAGCATGGAAACAATGGATGGTCCTGAGCTTGAAATGCGTGTAAAACTGGCTGATATACAACGCCGctacaaagagaaacaaaaggagCTGGCCAAACTTCAGAGGAAGCACGATCATCA GAAGGAGGAAACACCTCGAAGTCCTGCAAGGCGAGGGCCTGGACGTCCAAGGAAGAGGAAGCCCACCCTAACCACGGGTCTTGTGTCCTCAAATGAGGGCCAAAGGAAAGTCAA GTCGGCGGGGGTGGGGCTCAGCTCGTCGCCTGAGGACCTGGGAGGGGGCAGAGAGACCCAGAGACGGAAGAAGAGGCTGTCCAGTCAAGGCTTTGAGCGAATCAGCACTGTACAG CAGATAAAATCCCAGGGCTGCAGAAAAAGCAGTGTTCACAGCGTGCTCAGCTCCAAGCTGGCTGGTGATGTGGCTCAGCTCAAACAGAAGGCCCCGGTGAAAAGGAATCTCTCAGGAACAGGCTCCAGGGACAAGGAAGGTTCACCTTGCAGCTTAAACCTCAAGCATGCACAAAGGAATCAGGGTGGAATCAAAGGTGAATCCAGGCGAGAGTCGGGAGGACAAAGTGATACAG GAGCCAGTGTGGACAGTACTACCCAAGAAAGCTGGTCGGGACAGGCGCAGCATGGAAACAAGAAAGGATCCACGCAGGGGAAAGGTTCCTCCTATTTTCACCAGGCCAGATCAAAGGTCCTACGTGGTCAGAGGCAGGAAGCAGCAAAGGAGGAGGAAAGCTCCTCCGCTGAGAGTGACTCCTCTGACCAAG aagatgaagaagaggagggaagTTATGAGACAGATGAAGGTCAAGATTTCAGAAGTCAACCTACAAGAGACATCACTTCAGGCTCATTCATGATGGGCCCCAGTCCTTCATCTATCGTGAAACTGGAAGCCAACCAGAAGGCCAGGAACAAAAAACAGAGGCAGGAGCTGTATG GGTCCCAGATTCTATCGGTAGCGGAAagtgaagtaaaagtaaagaagaAACCCAACAATAGGTTGGGGATTGGCCCTGCTGTGAAAAACCTCCAACACCAGCGACCCGAGGGAGGTAGGAGAACATGTGGACCCAGGTCAAAGGAATCCAGGTGGGGGAGCCTCGGGACGAGAGGCAACCGCTACAGGAAGACCTTTGGAATGGCCACCTTCCCAACGACCAGTGAGAGGCTGAAGAGGGCGACACGCAAGAGCACAATGTTGAGGGGAGCAATCAGTAAG AGGAGAAGCTGCTGGTCGGTCGGAGCATCTTCTATGCAGAATGATGATGGAAGCAGAGGACAAAAAAGCATGGACCAGCAG TCAAAGGGACGAGCTGTAAGTCGTCTTCTGGAAAGCTTCGTGGCTGACGAGGGCTTTCAGATAGATGGCAGCAGCTTCtcagaagaggaggaggaccgTGGTCTTTCAAACAAGAGAAACCCGAAAA TTCCTAACTGCAACCTGACCAAAGAACACTTATGTGATGGACTGAAGGTGCTGATCTCCAAGGAGGATGAGCTTCTGTACGCTGCCAGGGTTCACACTCTGGAGATTCCGGATAT ctttagCATTGTTATCGACGGTGAAAGGGGAAACCGACCAAGAATCTATTCACTGGAGCAGTTGCTAAAGGAAGCT GTCTTGGATATACGACCAGAGTCCGAGGCTGTGCTAAGTGATGGAACGAGGGTGTGTGCTTACTGGAGCGAACGCTCACGGTGTCTATACCCCGGCTACGTTCGCAGAG GCGGTTCAGTTGATGAGGGGAAGCCAGGAGTGATGGTTGAGTTTGATGATGGAGATCGGGGGAAGATTTCTCTCCCAAACATCCGACTTCTTCCTCCAGGATATCAGATCCAGT GTGGGGAGTCTTCTCCTGCTCTACTGGCACCAAGTGGAACAGCAGCCAAGAAAAGTTCCAGTCTGGAGCAGGCCCCGATCAGTGACAGACCTTCTGACAGACTGAGCTCCACCAATTCTCTGTCAAACACCCAAGACCTAACTGTTATCAAAAGAAGACCTG GGAGACCAAAAGGCTCAGggaagaaacaaaagcagcaacaggcaGAAAACGCCAACAAAAATCCTCCAGCTTTCCTGGGTTGGAGTTCACTGGGTAACACCCGGAAGAGACCTGCTGACAGTCTGTTTCAGTTTAACGGGGCACCCAGGAAGGCCTTGAGAGGAAAGGAGGATGCCTTGTTCTCTTCTCCTCAAACTCAGTCCCTGACCTCCCAACCAACCAAAGGCcttttcagcagcagctcctttGAGGTGGATTCTTTTAGAAGCATTGCAAACGGCTATTCCTCCTTCTGTTCTCAATCTGCAGGGGCAGGACCTGGTTTATCTATGGTTCCCAGGACTGGCATGTACAATGAGAAGCGTAGGCAAGATGACATAGTTGCACCAAGGAGCAGAAAGTCTGGACAGGAATTTCTTGTCAAATTGGACCACGAAGGAGTGACATCTCCCAAGACCAAGAACAGCAAGGCACTGCTGCTGCAAAACGAATATTCCAGTGTGAGCAATATGCCTAAAACTGAGGCATACTCTCACCCAGTCCTGCTGGTAAAAGACAACAAGAAAGGTGGTGCCTCCAGAGTGGAACTCCTTCTAAAAGGAACCACTCCACAAAGAAAGCCCCCTCCTTCTCTGCGGCAGGAGAAATATGGCGATCTGGGCTTCAGTTCTCACAGAGAATGTCACCCTTCCTATTCTGACCTGGATgacgaagaggaagaggaagaggaagagaggaggcaGGCTGCACTGGCTGCAGCCACAGGAGGACTCAGGATGCCTGGTCGTTTTCTTTCTCGcctctctgtctcctcctcttcttctgcttcttcaagTTCTTCGTCTTCAGGCTCCCTTTCCAGTTCTAGCTTGTGTTCATCAGACAACGATTCATCCTATAGCTCAGATGATGAGGATAGTTCGGCACTGATGCTCCAAAGTTGCCTGTCCTCTCACCAGGGactgctgccatctgcagaacCCTCAACTTCTTCAAGGCCTCGGCAGCATTCCTTTGTTGCCAAAGCTGTTGCTGTTTCCAGTGCCAAAGGAGGCCCGTCAGAGCAGTTGTCCAACAGCAAGCCCGTAAAGAGGAAGGAATGCATGGCTGCAGTCTCTAAACCGGCAAAGGAATGCATGAAAAAACCGCGGATGCTTCCAGATGACACTTCATTTATTCCGAGACCCAAGGTATCTGCATTCCTGGCTGGCCGGCAGATGTGGAGGTGGGCCGGAAACCCTACACAG AGACGAGGATTAAAGGGCAAGGCCCGAAAGCTTTTCTATAAGGCTATTGTCAGAGGAAGAGATACTGTAAGAGTTGGTGATTGTGCTGTTTTCCTCTCGGCCGGACGTCCTAATCTCCCATATGTGGGTCAAATTGAGAATTTCTGGGAATCCTGGACCTCAAGAAtggttgtcaaagtcaaatggttTTACCACCCTGAGGAGACCAAACTAGGCAAGAGGCATCGTGATGGCAAG TACGCCCTTTACCAGTCGTGTCACGAGGATGAGAACGATGTCCAGACAATCTCTCATAAGTGCCGGGTTGTAAGCAGGGAGGAGTACGAGTGTCTGACTCGCAATCAGAAGCCAAACAGTAGTTATCCAGACCTGTACTACCTGGCTGGGACGTACGACCCCACCACCGGTCAGCTGGTCACTGTAGAGGGGGTTTCTATCATGTGCTGA